A genomic segment from Polyangium mundeleinium encodes:
- a CDS encoding UvrD-helicase domain-containing protein, whose amino-acid sequence MSLTLPSEDALLYAFRRNIVVAASAGTGKTYRLTALYVLLTLGLTSMGRAEGDKPAEPIPPERIVATTFSRAAAQEIATRVQAALSDIAAWDEQGPEPKLAGLIAARRSILADPPSIAEIKRRAADALGRSAGARIDTLHGLAQQIVRTHALALGVDPQARVVEEDEAQALADLAVDEALSAALSAGGDRAEAARALVAAANGVWGARKQVASLCDRLDEEGLLPSELLLAEHEGGARSLRASLDSIVATCVAGGQRTKDAAMVLARVLAQTSPGELFPAVAEEPLRELFAVAMRGKTSDADKEFAAFREELPGDSNADRAAGLLALLREAPALSVRERGIVALLEDARTRLGALRRKEGLLSFGDMLRMARDGLRDRPEIAAQVRASIDALLVDEFQDTSRAQRDIVYLLREREDSDRPQGRAPIAENLVGHGLFLVGDRKQSIYGFRGADVAVFSRITGELCGPFAREALALAPEICAAEDSADLVALRESRRSGGKILDFVNAFSAHDFHAPGDAHPRDFEVVYGPADRLVPVAEAAGTGEVVLVDDDGASPPDAEPVVRGATRSMREAFVAAAFTARYVRSGEGSFRDIAILARRRKTLPLLELALARIDIPHIVAGRALFDTAEVRDVAAVLRLLVDRRDRLALATVLRGPAVGLSDAALAWLGTPKTGLSLPLERSDAMRLLPSLPAWEKLGPADRTRLEDFVRRFVELRRAALRLHPGEAIRASVAAFDLDRVFASMPRPEMRIGHVDRLLGVARRRGGSLPGFVRWLDRRMRDDSDERDDTTFAEEEDAVRLMTIHASKGLDFPVVIVLDLDAGVAPRPSGIQIASLGGPKPTLILRHHASRPDPLSDVMLSRLERGERPVLDALRTEAQAKADELARARELAERQRLTYVAMTRPKRALVLIGVPDPPEGSRKRAKGGSAFESLKDGLTKATIKDAITRREQASALLADPHAQPREARHGAVSPTGPAPPWPERPPTRTISIATTPLSLFQGCARRFRLRQLMGFDEPISTGYVDLPGDPAAEAVEIDTEADLDPRTRGLAAHGVLERWPREAFGRTVDVADVRRRLALAGLRPEVPEAARIAEGIAAFLDGPYTRSIRDQGLRMLREEPFVLTIGLSPAPDGSPRALGLRGAVDFVVFRPDGTVDVIDYKLSRPRSDLSVYAFQLHAYALSMHRREPERRIRAGVVFLAGSSPEPIFLASDGADGTITNAEHDRFANELKTLGERFAEARWADRFDAVPLDRCRKLHCGFVGACYGPESTL is encoded by the coding sequence ATGAGCCTCACGCTTCCGTCCGAAGACGCGCTCCTCTACGCCTTCCGCCGCAACATCGTCGTCGCCGCGAGCGCGGGCACCGGCAAGACGTACCGGCTCACGGCGCTCTACGTGCTCCTCACGCTCGGGCTCACCTCGATGGGCCGGGCCGAAGGTGACAAGCCTGCCGAACCGATCCCGCCCGAGCGGATTGTTGCGACGACCTTTTCGCGCGCCGCAGCGCAGGAGATCGCGACCCGCGTGCAAGCGGCGCTCTCCGACATCGCGGCGTGGGACGAGCAAGGACCCGAGCCCAAGCTCGCCGGCCTCATCGCGGCGCGCCGATCGATCCTCGCCGACCCCCCTTCCATCGCCGAGATCAAGCGCCGCGCGGCGGACGCGCTCGGACGATCCGCGGGCGCGCGCATCGACACGTTGCATGGCCTCGCGCAGCAGATCGTCCGGACGCATGCGCTCGCGCTCGGCGTGGATCCGCAGGCGCGCGTGGTCGAGGAGGACGAGGCGCAGGCGCTCGCGGATCTCGCGGTGGACGAAGCGCTCTCGGCCGCGCTCTCGGCCGGCGGCGACCGAGCCGAAGCGGCGCGCGCGCTCGTCGCCGCCGCGAACGGCGTGTGGGGCGCGCGCAAGCAGGTCGCGAGCCTCTGCGACCGCCTCGACGAAGAAGGCCTCTTGCCCTCGGAGCTCCTGCTCGCCGAACACGAAGGCGGCGCGCGCTCCCTCCGCGCCTCGCTCGACTCCATCGTCGCCACGTGTGTCGCGGGCGGACAACGCACCAAGGACGCCGCGATGGTCCTCGCGCGCGTCCTCGCGCAGACGAGCCCCGGCGAGCTCTTCCCGGCCGTGGCCGAAGAGCCGCTCCGCGAGCTCTTCGCCGTCGCCATGCGCGGCAAGACGAGCGACGCCGACAAGGAGTTCGCCGCCTTCCGCGAGGAGCTGCCCGGCGACAGCAACGCCGACCGCGCCGCGGGCCTGCTCGCCCTCCTCCGCGAGGCCCCCGCGCTCTCCGTGCGCGAGCGCGGCATCGTCGCCCTGCTCGAAGACGCGCGCACCCGCCTCGGCGCGCTCCGCCGCAAGGAAGGCCTCCTGAGCTTCGGCGACATGCTCCGCATGGCCCGCGACGGCCTCCGTGATCGCCCCGAGATCGCCGCGCAGGTCCGCGCTTCCATCGACGCGCTCCTCGTCGACGAGTTCCAGGACACGAGCCGCGCGCAACGCGACATCGTCTACCTCCTCCGCGAGCGCGAGGACAGCGACCGCCCGCAGGGACGCGCGCCCATCGCGGAAAACCTCGTCGGACACGGCCTCTTCCTCGTCGGCGACCGCAAGCAATCCATCTACGGCTTCCGCGGCGCCGACGTCGCCGTCTTCTCGCGCATCACGGGCGAGCTCTGCGGCCCCTTCGCCCGCGAAGCCCTCGCCCTCGCGCCCGAGATCTGCGCCGCCGAGGACAGCGCCGACCTCGTCGCGCTCCGCGAGAGCCGACGCAGCGGCGGAAAAATCCTCGACTTCGTCAACGCGTTTTCCGCCCACGATTTCCACGCACCAGGCGACGCGCATCCGCGTGACTTCGAGGTCGTCTACGGCCCCGCCGATCGCCTCGTCCCCGTCGCGGAAGCCGCAGGCACGGGCGAGGTCGTGCTCGTCGACGACGACGGCGCCTCCCCGCCCGACGCCGAGCCCGTCGTCCGCGGCGCCACGCGCTCCATGCGCGAAGCGTTCGTCGCCGCGGCCTTCACCGCGCGGTACGTCCGCAGCGGCGAGGGCTCCTTCCGCGACATCGCAATCCTCGCGCGTCGTCGCAAGACACTCCCGCTCCTCGAGCTCGCGCTCGCCCGCATCGACATCCCGCACATCGTCGCGGGCCGCGCCCTCTTCGACACCGCCGAGGTCCGCGACGTCGCCGCGGTCCTTCGCCTCCTCGTCGATCGACGCGACCGCCTCGCGCTCGCCACGGTCCTGCGCGGCCCTGCGGTCGGTTTGTCCGACGCCGCGCTCGCGTGGCTGGGCACGCCGAAAACCGGTTTGTCGTTGCCCCTCGAACGATCGGACGCCATGCGCCTGCTCCCGAGCTTGCCCGCGTGGGAAAAGCTCGGGCCCGCAGATCGCACGCGCCTCGAAGACTTCGTCCGCCGCTTCGTCGAGCTGCGCCGCGCGGCCTTGCGCTTGCACCCGGGCGAGGCGATCCGCGCGTCCGTCGCGGCCTTCGACCTCGACCGTGTCTTCGCCTCCATGCCTCGCCCCGAGATGCGCATCGGCCACGTCGATCGCCTCCTCGGCGTGGCGCGGCGCCGCGGCGGCTCGCTCCCCGGCTTCGTCCGCTGGCTCGATCGCCGCATGCGGGACGACTCCGACGAGCGTGACGACACCACGTTCGCCGAGGAGGAAGACGCCGTCCGCCTCATGACGATCCACGCGAGCAAGGGCCTCGACTTCCCCGTCGTGATCGTCCTCGACCTCGACGCGGGCGTCGCGCCGCGGCCCTCGGGCATCCAGATCGCCTCCCTCGGCGGCCCCAAGCCCACGCTCATCCTGCGGCACCACGCCTCGCGTCCGGATCCGCTCTCCGACGTGATGCTCTCGCGGCTCGAACGAGGCGAGCGGCCCGTGCTCGACGCGCTCCGCACGGAGGCCCAAGCGAAAGCGGACGAGCTTGCACGCGCGCGTGAGCTCGCCGAGCGGCAGCGGCTCACCTACGTCGCGATGACGCGTCCGAAGCGCGCGCTCGTCCTCATCGGCGTGCCCGATCCGCCCGAAGGATCCCGCAAGCGCGCGAAGGGTGGCTCCGCGTTCGAGTCCCTGAAAGACGGCCTCACGAAGGCCACGATCAAGGACGCGATCACCCGCCGCGAGCAGGCCTCGGCCCTCCTCGCCGATCCGCATGCGCAGCCCCGCGAGGCGCGCCATGGAGCCGTCTCCCCGACGGGCCCTGCGCCGCCCTGGCCCGAGCGCCCGCCGACCCGCACGATCTCCATCGCCACGACCCCGCTCTCGCTCTTCCAGGGCTGCGCGCGCCGCTTCCGCCTGCGCCAGCTCATGGGCTTCGACGAGCCGATCAGCACCGGCTACGTCGACCTGCCCGGCGATCCCGCGGCCGAAGCTGTGGAGATCGACACCGAAGCCGACCTCGATCCGCGCACCCGCGGCCTCGCGGCCCACGGCGTCCTCGAACGCTGGCCGCGCGAAGCCTTTGGCCGCACCGTCGACGTCGCCGACGTCCGCCGTCGTCTCGCGCTCGCCGGCCTCCGCCCCGAGGTGCCCGAGGCCGCACGTATCGCCGAAGGCATCGCGGCGTTCCTCGATGGCCCCTACACCCGATCGATCCGTGATCAGGGCCTGCGCATGCTCCGCGAAGAACCGTTCGTCCTCACGATCGGCCTCTCCCCAGCGCCCGACGGCTCCCCACGCGCGCTCGGCCTTCGTGGCGCCGTCGACTTCGTCGTCTTCCGCCCCGACGGCACCGTCGACGTCATCGACTACAAGCTTTCACGTCCGCGCTCGGACCTCTCGGTCTACGCCTTCCAGCTCCACGCCTACGCGCTCAGCATGCACCGCCGCGAGCCCGAGCGACGCATCCGCGCAGGCGTCGTCTTCCTCGCAGGCTCCTCCCCCGAGCCCATCTTCCTCGCGTCGGACGGCGCGGACGGAACCATCACGAACGCAGAACACGACCGCTTCGCAAACGAGCTCAAGACCCTCGGCGAGCGCTTCGCCGAGGCACGCTGGGCCGACCGCTTCGACGCTGTCCCTCTCGATCGATGCCGCAAGCTCCACTGCGGCTTCGTCGGCGCCTGCTACGGACCCGAAAGCACGCTCTGA
- a CDS encoding PD-(D/E)XK nuclease family protein: MSAHDVTVSGLVSFEADDLSWLEALHARAREAGGRGLVVEMPLFSGESLFEPTDLDEEAVGSVATVLEKRWSELAFGPSLDWSPLRDGAASLVLRAAGPEGEARAVAAEVLSALGSGVPPESIAIVVPALDDGTLDPLRAALSDARIPFHEPRGPSADASPEGRAALGLFALASGPVTRERVIDILRAPGLHSGIWVSERAERDAEAKAALLAHRLRDVPVEVDRTGTLLVENLRAVIEAAGDTDEAWMPDALTRMLESIVLLAGGKTRAEIAARFGALCDKLDLGRPSMGELGAALRVEALRGRSLALRAIGEGQAAVRAIRDATRAVVEAAAMLGLEDTPSRVEELYAEVRRASATQGRSDGGGSRASAVRIARPSELCGIQYDVLLVTGLGPGGYGPESDGGLIDERLWSTLPASARPPTARERDRIRRAELAWAMGGARRVVLSYSTTDDEAAPHPTVTRALRSKITERVEPSSRVSRAASRIDPRGAELVALSAGSLPAPLIADRVSIERARLAYFLDPRADAGPFTGRIDTADPELAAHLRACVGGDAPGRPIAVTHIEKAAGCAFAGFARRVWRTRRQEDALEAADPRERGTQVHAATAAAFEAAWEAGGRANRRKALEAARDAAMRAVGADKEAAPLRRELLIAAVDVALGFVAHGLDEQGYSFALAEQPFGPSVAAPWDALPIAPMPGEGEGDQAPGASVFVEGKIDRVDRGDGGKSAARVVDYKTGQIPSKSEQGTLHLQLPLYAAAVARATGADEVQAFYLGADKRGEIKASPSKEPDRRAIADKRIDAERTARKVVLSLWDGRIEPRPVKGDLCDRCDARDVCRRPAVVPGEADEEGGG, translated from the coding sequence ATGTCGGCCCACGACGTCACCGTCTCCGGCCTCGTCTCCTTCGAGGCCGACGACCTCTCCTGGCTGGAGGCCTTGCACGCCCGCGCACGCGAGGCCGGCGGCCGTGGCCTCGTCGTCGAGATGCCGCTTTTCTCGGGCGAATCCCTGTTCGAACCGACCGACCTCGACGAAGAGGCCGTCGGCTCTGTCGCCACCGTCCTCGAAAAACGCTGGTCCGAGCTCGCGTTTGGCCCCTCCCTCGATTGGAGCCCCCTCCGCGACGGCGCCGCCTCCCTCGTATTGCGCGCCGCGGGCCCCGAGGGCGAAGCGCGCGCCGTCGCGGCCGAGGTCCTCAGCGCGCTCGGCAGCGGCGTCCCGCCCGAATCCATTGCGATCGTCGTCCCCGCGCTCGACGACGGCACCCTCGATCCGCTCCGCGCCGCCCTCTCCGACGCGCGCATTCCTTTTCACGAGCCGCGGGGCCCCTCGGCCGACGCTTCGCCCGAGGGCCGCGCCGCGCTCGGCCTCTTTGCGCTCGCGTCCGGGCCCGTCACCCGGGAACGGGTCATCGATATCCTCCGCGCGCCCGGGCTTCATTCCGGTATCTGGGTCTCCGAGCGCGCCGAGCGCGACGCCGAGGCGAAGGCCGCATTGCTCGCGCACAGGTTGCGCGACGTTCCGGTCGAGGTCGATCGGACTGGCACGCTGCTCGTCGAGAATCTCCGCGCGGTCATCGAAGCCGCGGGCGATACGGACGAGGCCTGGATGCCGGATGCGCTCACGCGCATGCTGGAGAGCATCGTCCTTCTCGCGGGCGGAAAGACCCGGGCCGAGATTGCGGCGAGGTTTGGCGCGCTTTGCGACAAGCTCGATCTCGGCCGGCCCTCGATGGGCGAGCTCGGCGCGGCGCTCCGGGTCGAGGCGCTCCGCGGCCGATCCCTCGCGCTCCGGGCCATTGGCGAGGGCCAAGCCGCGGTGCGCGCCATTCGTGACGCGACACGCGCCGTCGTCGAAGCGGCGGCCATGCTCGGCCTCGAAGATACGCCGTCCCGCGTCGAAGAGCTTTATGCCGAGGTGCGTCGGGCGAGCGCGACGCAGGGTCGATCCGACGGCGGCGGCAGCCGGGCCAGCGCCGTTCGGATTGCGCGGCCTTCCGAGCTTTGTGGGATCCAGTACGACGTCCTCCTCGTGACCGGGCTCGGGCCGGGTGGCTATGGGCCGGAGTCGGACGGCGGGCTCATCGACGAGCGCCTCTGGTCCACGCTGCCGGCCTCGGCCCGGCCGCCGACGGCGCGCGAGCGGGATCGCATACGCCGCGCCGAACTCGCCTGGGCCATGGGCGGGGCGCGGCGTGTCGTGCTCTCGTACAGCACCACCGACGACGAGGCGGCCCCGCACCCGACCGTCACGCGCGCGCTTCGATCGAAGATCACCGAGCGCGTCGAGCCCTCGTCGCGTGTGTCGCGGGCGGCCTCGCGGATCGATCCACGCGGCGCCGAGCTCGTCGCGCTCTCGGCGGGCTCGCTCCCGGCGCCGCTCATCGCGGATCGTGTCTCCATCGAGCGGGCGCGTCTTGCGTACTTTCTGGATCCGCGTGCGGACGCGGGGCCCTTCACGGGCCGGATCGACACGGCCGATCCCGAGCTCGCCGCGCACCTCCGCGCGTGCGTGGGCGGGGACGCGCCTGGGCGGCCGATCGCGGTCACGCACATCGAGAAGGCCGCGGGCTGCGCGTTCGCAGGGTTTGCCCGGCGCGTGTGGCGCACGCGTCGCCAGGAGGACGCGCTCGAAGCGGCCGATCCACGCGAGCGCGGCACGCAGGTCCACGCGGCCACGGCGGCGGCGTTCGAGGCGGCGTGGGAGGCGGGTGGGCGGGCGAACCGCAGGAAGGCGCTCGAAGCGGCGCGCGACGCGGCGATGCGCGCGGTCGGCGCGGACAAGGAGGCGGCGCCGCTCCGGCGTGAGCTCTTGATCGCGGCCGTCGACGTCGCGCTTGGCTTCGTCGCGCATGGCCTCGACGAGCAAGGGTATTCCTTCGCGCTTGCTGAACAACCGTTCGGCCCCTCGGTCGCGGCGCCCTGGGACGCGCTCCCGATCGCGCCGATGCCGGGGGAAGGGGAGGGGGACCAGGCGCCGGGGGCGTCGGTCTTCGTCGAGGGCAAGATCGATCGCGTGGATCGGGGCGACGGCGGCAAGAGCGCGGCGCGCGTGGTCGACTACAAGACGGGGCAGATCCCGAGCAAGAGCGAACAGGGAACGCTGCACCTGCAACTACCGCTGTATGCCGCGGCCGTGGCGCGGGCGACGGGCGCCGACGAGGTGCAGGCGTTTTATCTCGGCGCAGACAAACGTGGCGAGATCAAGGCCTCACCGTCGAAGGAGCCGGACCGACGCGCCATCGCGGACAAGCGCATCGACGCCGAGCGTACGGCCCGCAAGGTGGTGCTTTCGCTCTGGGACGGACGGATCGAGCCGCGGCCCGTGAAGGGAGATCTCTGCGATCGGTGTGACGCGCGGGACGTCTGCCGCAGGCCGGCCGTGGTGCCGGGCGAGGCGGACGAGGAGGGCGGCGGATGA
- a CDS encoding EAL domain-containing protein has protein sequence MATAPTWLDDLLVSEHLHVAFQPIVDLGTGEVMGREVLGRLGPGASEAHARGVSGPQALLEMAHSHGRLVAVDRRFREIGIETLARVGSEGVFFLNVDPRVIDDPAFSAGFTRRLLEEHGVAPTRIVLELTESGAVLDSDRLERIVRHYASQGFRIALDDVGAGYASLTALVRVRPHFLKLDKAIVRHLAEDPLRAHLVRSLADFGRRAGIQVIAEGIEDEHDLQALLACGVELGQGYLLARPAPELGPLPPPVKDLVRRAAKQAERDGQSSPPPRTISALRGSHASVLPGTPAGEVAGLLRRSTAYTALPVVDCEGHVLGLATRERLLDELAHTRRGGSPIVALMDPHPLRVDEATALPVALRLATSRDESRVYDPVIVEHQGRYLGIVTVQVLMRAVADGEF, from the coding sequence GTGGCGACGGCCCCCACGTGGCTCGACGATCTGCTCGTCAGTGAACACCTGCACGTGGCTTTCCAGCCGATCGTGGATCTCGGCACGGGCGAGGTGATGGGGCGCGAAGTGCTCGGGCGCCTCGGCCCGGGTGCGTCGGAGGCACACGCGCGTGGTGTTTCCGGGCCGCAGGCGCTCCTGGAGATGGCGCACTCGCACGGAAGGCTCGTGGCCGTCGATCGGCGCTTTCGCGAGATCGGGATCGAGACGCTCGCGCGCGTGGGATCCGAAGGCGTGTTTTTCCTGAACGTCGATCCGCGCGTGATCGACGATCCGGCGTTCAGCGCGGGGTTCACGCGGCGCCTTCTGGAAGAGCATGGAGTCGCGCCGACACGAATCGTCCTGGAGCTGACGGAGTCGGGGGCGGTGCTCGACAGCGATCGGCTGGAGCGGATCGTGCGGCACTACGCGAGCCAAGGGTTTCGGATCGCGCTCGACGACGTGGGCGCGGGGTACGCGTCGCTCACGGCGCTCGTGCGCGTGCGGCCGCATTTCTTGAAGCTCGACAAGGCGATCGTGCGGCACCTCGCGGAGGATCCGCTGCGCGCGCACCTCGTGCGATCGCTCGCGGACTTCGGTCGACGCGCGGGGATCCAGGTGATCGCCGAGGGCATCGAGGACGAACACGATCTGCAGGCGCTGCTCGCGTGCGGCGTGGAGCTTGGTCAGGGGTATCTGCTCGCGCGGCCCGCGCCGGAGCTCGGCCCGCTTCCGCCGCCCGTGAAGGATCTCGTGCGGCGCGCGGCAAAACAGGCGGAGCGCGATGGCCAATCGAGCCCGCCGCCGCGCACGATCAGCGCGCTCCGCGGCTCGCATGCGTCGGTGCTGCCGGGGACACCCGCGGGCGAGGTCGCGGGCTTGCTCCGACGATCGACGGCGTATACCGCGCTGCCCGTGGTGGACTGTGAGGGGCACGTGCTCGGGCTGGCGACGCGGGAGCGGCTGCTCGACGAGCTCGCGCATACACGTCGTGGTGGCAGCCCGATCGTGGCGCTGATGGATCCGCATCCCTTGCGCGTGGACGAGGCGACGGCGCTGCCGGTCGCGCTGCGGCTTGCGACGTCGCGGGACGAGTCGCGTGTGTACGATCCGGTGATCGTCGAGCACCAGGGGCGGTACCTGGGCATCGTGACGGTGCAGGTGTTGATGCGGGCGGTCGCGGACGGGGAGTTCTAG
- a CDS encoding phospholipase D-like domain-containing protein, with protein sequence MPRERAELEVLVTTPHGAPVQGASVRLLGPGGAVVGQEITPGRFRVLLPRRGDYELIVEPGASPFDLRPLRTTLFLTPGKCGNVVAAMSGLEGVRSRVERVDCAPGRSVAHVVLDYVWFSHLGTPPTLGNRVDVLVDGEDGWRAVAEAMLAARRSIRVTTWVYEPELELLRPDPLAEPAEREAYTIQRILESRARASVLVQLLLWDPPVLPIPGEARRVALTAGDGFEVLTEKNPTERPIFGERYPLGNRLLGEVQIGSFHQKTVVVDGRIGFCGGMNMRQNDWDTRHHRLFEPGRCRFTRPSAYRARVKDGLCAADHPPRHDFVARIEGPSVAHLEENFRERWNRLLERGAPHAERSTFVPPPDPAVLPEAPGRSAVQVVRTMPAPHAERGILDAYLRAIAAARRLLYIEDQYFRSTYVSEAIVEAARKNPRLSVLVLTSEAQANHPLTGAWSHTCFERIREALPDFELYALRCAGRDGRGKRRVQEIDHHGKLLLVDDVFVMVGSCNVNDRGFEYEGECNVAIVDPAFAATLRLGLFRDYLGGDPRLGKDLERDVEVFREHAARNAKGPPDGDPHPYLVPFTPRPRRSQIFDRSVF encoded by the coding sequence ATGCCGAGGGAACGGGCCGAGCTCGAAGTCCTGGTCACGACGCCTCACGGCGCGCCTGTCCAGGGGGCATCCGTGCGTCTCCTCGGGCCGGGCGGGGCCGTGGTGGGGCAGGAGATCACGCCGGGGCGGTTTCGCGTCCTCTTGCCGCGACGCGGCGATTACGAGCTCATCGTGGAGCCCGGGGCCTCGCCGTTCGATCTGCGCCCGCTCCGCACCACGCTTTTCCTGACACCCGGGAAATGCGGCAACGTCGTCGCCGCGATGAGCGGCCTCGAAGGCGTGCGCTCCCGCGTCGAGCGCGTCGATTGCGCGCCAGGTCGCAGCGTCGCCCACGTCGTCCTCGATTACGTCTGGTTTTCCCACCTCGGAACTCCCCCGACGCTCGGCAATCGCGTGGACGTGCTCGTCGACGGGGAAGACGGCTGGCGCGCGGTGGCCGAGGCGATGCTCGCGGCGCGCCGCTCGATTCGTGTCACCACGTGGGTCTACGAGCCCGAGCTCGAGCTCTTGCGCCCCGACCCGCTCGCGGAGCCGGCCGAGCGCGAGGCCTACACCATCCAGCGCATCCTCGAATCCCGGGCCCGCGCGTCCGTCCTCGTGCAGCTCCTCCTCTGGGACCCGCCCGTGTTACCCATTCCCGGCGAGGCGCGCCGCGTCGCGCTCACCGCCGGGGATGGATTCGAGGTCCTCACCGAGAAAAACCCCACGGAGCGCCCGATCTTCGGCGAGCGGTATCCGCTCGGCAACCGCCTCCTCGGCGAGGTGCAGATCGGCTCGTTTCACCAGAAGACCGTGGTCGTCGACGGCCGCATCGGGTTTTGCGGCGGCATGAACATGCGCCAGAACGACTGGGACACCCGCCACCACCGCCTCTTCGAGCCCGGCCGGTGCCGCTTCACGCGGCCGAGCGCCTACCGCGCCCGCGTAAAAGACGGGCTTTGCGCCGCCGACCATCCGCCGCGCCACGATTTCGTCGCGCGGATCGAGGGGCCGAGCGTCGCCCACCTCGAAGAGAACTTCCGGGAGCGGTGGAATCGCCTCCTCGAACGCGGCGCGCCGCACGCCGAGCGCTCCACGTTCGTCCCGCCGCCCGATCCCGCCGTGCTCCCCGAAGCGCCCGGACGCTCGGCCGTGCAGGTCGTCCGCACCATGCCCGCGCCACACGCCGAGCGCGGCATCCTCGACGCCTACCTGCGCGCCATCGCCGCCGCCCGCCGCCTCCTTTACATCGAGGATCAATACTTTCGATCCACCTACGTGAGCGAGGCGATCGTCGAAGCGGCTCGGAAAAACCCGCGCCTCTCGGTCCTCGTCCTCACGAGCGAGGCGCAGGCGAACCACCCGCTCACCGGCGCCTGGAGCCACACCTGCTTCGAGCGCATCCGCGAGGCGCTCCCCGATTTCGAGCTTTACGCGCTTCGCTGCGCGGGCCGCGACGGCCGTGGCAAACGCCGCGTCCAGGAGATCGACCATCACGGAAAACTGCTCCTCGTCGACGACGTCTTCGTCATGGTGGGGAGCTGCAACGTGAACGACCGCGGCTTCGAATACGAGGGCGAGTGCAACGTGGCCATCGTCGATCCGGCCTTCGCCGCGACGCTCCGCCTCGGCCTCTTCCGCGATTACCTCGGCGGCGATCCGCGCCTCGGAAAGGACCTCGAGCGCGACGTCGAGGTTTTCCGCGAGCACGCCGCGCGAAATGCCAAGGGCCCGCCCGACGGCGATCCACACCCGTACCTCGTCCCGTTCACCCCGCGGCCCCGTCGCTCGCAGATCTTCGACCGCAGCGTCTTCTGA
- a CDS encoding tetratricopeptide repeat protein — protein MADCDTPRDEATELEAWQLDVQLRAAIAEDRPELAAPLAERLFEIRDQHLGAFHPDTLAAATTALTHYSKLAQWAPALGLLERLLDARMLRSAEDPAALEKPLQALSDLARLLSHAGELDKARRAATKALEIKRKILGEEHLEVASSLALLADIELERGELGSASDAALAAFQIRGEHLTTHAADVYADTLRIGDIFVAMNDHEEARKSYRLAVDITARALDGDPRKMGEALLRYGRAALAEEKPEHAERPLEGALEMYEKVYAPKDLALVVVLDELGKAYLALDDYDAAEKTFERMRDVYAAHYPPESTHCVVATVHLAEVATKRGEHARAAALYEEALSIAEKEFGKESLRLQVVLDRAAEARLAEGNLPRAKELSTWLLRLLEPHVAGPDDPVLLPTVRKLADIALREKAAGAEGLDVGEIERLLGWAVRLMEAATAKLNAETEEIKAKLARTQEETSGEGAGE, from the coding sequence ATGGCCGACTGCGACACACCCCGCGACGAGGCGACCGAGCTCGAAGCCTGGCAGCTCGACGTGCAGCTCCGCGCAGCCATTGCCGAAGACCGGCCCGAGCTCGCCGCTCCGCTCGCGGAACGGCTCTTCGAGATTCGCGACCAGCACCTCGGCGCGTTTCACCCCGACACCCTCGCCGCCGCCACCACGGCGCTCACGCATTATTCCAAGCTCGCACAATGGGCCCCCGCCCTGGGCCTGCTCGAGCGCCTCCTCGACGCCCGCATGCTTCGTAGCGCCGAAGACCCTGCCGCGCTCGAAAAGCCCCTCCAGGCGCTCTCCGACCTCGCCCGGCTGCTCAGCCATGCCGGCGAGCTCGACAAGGCCCGCCGCGCCGCGACGAAGGCCCTCGAAATCAAGCGCAAGATCCTCGGGGAAGAGCACCTCGAGGTGGCCTCGTCCCTCGCGCTCCTCGCCGACATCGAGCTCGAGCGCGGCGAGCTCGGCAGCGCCTCGGACGCCGCGCTCGCGGCGTTCCAGATCCGAGGCGAGCACCTCACCACGCACGCCGCGGACGTCTATGCGGACACGCTCCGGATAGGCGACATCTTCGTCGCGATGAACGATCACGAGGAGGCGCGCAAGAGCTACCGGCTCGCCGTCGACATCACGGCCCGCGCGCTCGACGGCGACCCGCGAAAAATGGGGGAGGCGCTCCTGCGTTACGGGCGCGCCGCGCTCGCCGAGGAGAAGCCGGAGCACGCCGAAAGGCCGCTCGAGGGTGCGCTCGAGATGTACGAGAAAGTGTACGCGCCGAAGGACCTGGCCCTCGTCGTCGTGCTGGACGAGCTCGGGAAAGCGTACCTCGCGCTGGACGATTACGACGCCGCCGAAAAGACGTTCGAGCGCATGCGCGACGTCTATGCGGCGCACTACCCCCCCGAGAGCACCCATTGCGTGGTGGCGACGGTCCATCTCGCGGAGGTCGCGACGAAACGCGGAGAGCACGCGCGCGCGGCGGCGCTCTACGAAGAGGCGCTTTCGATCGCGGAGAAGGAGTTCGGCAAAGAGAGCCTGCGCCTCCAGGTGGTGCTCGACCGCGCGGCGGAGGCACGGCTCGCGGAGGGGAACCTCCCACGCGCGAAGGAGCTTTCGACGTGGCTCTTGCGGCTGCTCGAGCCTCATGTCGCCGGCCCCGACGATCCGGTGCTCTTGCCGACGGTGCGCAAGCTGGCCGATATCGCGCTTCGCGAGAAAGCAGCCGGCGCAGAGGGCCTCGACGTCGGGGAGATCGAGCGGCTGCTCGGGTGGGCCGTGCGGCTGATGGAGGCGGCGACGGCCAAGCTCAATGCCGAGACGGAGGAGATCAAGGCGAAGCTCGCGCGGACGCAGGAGGAGACGTCGGGGGAGGGGGCCGGCGAATGA